One region of Deinococcus aerius genomic DNA includes:
- a CDS encoding DUF309 domain-containing protein, translating to MAGGLRAELREGARLFEAGEWWEAHEAWEEPWRAASGDERHFIQALILLAAALHKRWHHGSLTHRNYHKAEAYLDRLPGEYGGVDLDRLRAEVWAALHDSARWPRLLTGDEGGED from the coding sequence ATGGCGGGTGGGTTGCGGGCGGAGCTGCGGGAGGGCGCCAGGCTCTTCGAGGCGGGCGAGTGGTGGGAGGCGCACGAGGCCTGGGAGGAACCGTGGCGGGCGGCGAGCGGCGACGAGCGGCACTTCATCCAGGCGCTGATCCTGCTCGCCGCCGCGCTGCACAAACGCTGGCACCACGGCAGCCTGACCCACCGCAACTACCACAAGGCGGAGGCGTACCTCGACCGCCTGCCGGGTGAGTACGGCGGCGTGGACCTCGACCGGCTGCGCGCCGAGGTCTGGGCCGCGCTCCACGACTCCGCCCGGTGGCCCCGACTTCTGACCGGCGATGAAGGGGGAGAGGATTGA
- a CDS encoding LabA-like NYN domain-containing protein translates to MERIALFIDGANVYAAAKRLGWNFDHRKILEHFRGGGTLHNAFYYTAVPMPMDDKQKRFIDALTYMGYTVRTRPLRESTDEHGDTHRRASLDIEIVTDLLTTEDRYDTAVLLTGDGDFERPVEVLRARGKRVIVASIPEMTSYELRNAADEYVDLGAIREQVERPGYRLPSEQRGEGSRPFYVTAPLTDGDER, encoded by the coding sequence ATGGAACGAATCGCACTCTTTATTGACGGGGCCAACGTGTACGCGGCGGCCAAGCGGCTGGGCTGGAATTTCGACCACCGCAAGATCCTGGAGCACTTCCGGGGGGGCGGCACCCTGCACAACGCCTTTTACTACACCGCCGTGCCCATGCCCATGGACGACAAGCAGAAGCGCTTTATCGACGCGCTGACGTACATGGGGTACACGGTCCGCACCCGGCCCCTGCGCGAGAGCACCGACGAACACGGCGACACCCACCGCCGCGCCAGCCTCGACATCGAGATCGTGACCGACCTCCTGACGACCGAGGACCGCTACGACACCGCCGTGCTGCTCACGGGCGACGGCGACTTCGAGCGCCCGGTCGAGGTGCTGCGGGCGCGGGGCAAGCGGGTGATCGTGGCGAGTATCCCCGAGATGACGAGTTACGAGTTGCGGAACGCCGCCGACGAGTACGTGGACCTGGGCGCCATCCGCGAGCAGGTCGAGCGGCCCGGCTACCGCCTGCCCAGCGAGCAGCGCGGCGAGGGCAGCCGACCCTTCTACGTGACCGCCCCCCTCACGGACGGCGATGAGCGCTGA